The following are from one region of the Oncorhynchus tshawytscha isolate Ot180627B unplaced genomic scaffold, Otsh_v2.0 Un_contig_7103_pilon_pilon, whole genome shotgun sequence genome:
- the scpep1 gene encoding retinoid-inducible serine carboxypeptidase, protein AVEKGTLKCNFAGVALGDSWISPLDSVMTWGPYLCRGTGVEGPELWSVTESVVEQNTNGVNFYNILTQEPDEEMSSVAGEGFLSLLMRHHISPLHRQSLSQLMNGPIRKKLGIIPQNVTWGGQAEAVFSSMSGDFMKSVVDVVDQLLDAGVNVTVYNGQLDLIVDTMGQEQWVKQLKWVGLQSFSQMKWTALNDPAFPGVTGAFYKTYKNFSFYWILKAGHMIPSDQGPMALQMLKMITQQD, encoded by the exons gctGTAGAAAAAGGAACCCTGAAGTGTAACTTTGCCGGAGTGGCTCTGGGAGACTCTTGGATCTCTCCACTGG ACTCTGTTATGACCTGGGGTCCTTATCT CTGTCGTGGAACAGGGGTGGAAGGCCCAGAGCTCTGGTCTGTCACTGAGAGTGTCGTGGAACAG AACACAAACGGAGTCAACTTCTACAACATCCTCACCCAGGAACCTGATGAGGAGATGTCCTCCGTGGCTGGAGAAGGATTCCTCT CCCTGCTGATGCGGCACCACATTAGCCCCCTCCACCGCCAATCACTGAGCCAGTTGATGAACGGGCCAATCAGGAAGAAGCTGGGAATCATCCCTCAGAACGTCACCTGGGGAG gTCAGGCTGAGGCAGTGTTCAGCAGCATGTCAGGTGACTTCATGAAGTCAGTGGTGGACGTGGTGGATCAGCTGTTGGATGCTGGGGTCAACGTCACCGTCTACAACGGACAGCTGGACCTCATAGTGGACACCATGG GTCAGGAGCAATGGGTGAAGCAGCTGAAGTGGGTGGGGCTCCAGAGCTTCAGCCAAATGAAATGGACTGCCCTCAATGACCCTGCCTTCCCGGGGGTGACCGGCGCCTTCTACAAGACCTACAAGAACTTCTCCTTCTACTGGATCCTCAAGGCTGGTCACATG ATCCCCTCGGACCAGGGACCCATGGCACTGCAGATGCTGAAGATGATCACACAGCAggactaa